GTTGTTCCAGTATTTTCCGGGAGCGGTCGGGATCCTCCGCCACGCATTGCGTGAACATCGCCCAATCCGTCGTAGGAAATCGTCTGTCACCTTCATTCTTGATCACTTGGGGGATGGATAACAGGGTTATCCATGGTGTTTCGAGGACTTTCTGCTCTTCGGAGATATGGGGATACTCGCGTTACCTGGTCTCTCATCCCTGTGTCGGCATGCGTGCCGCTTGTGGCAACGGGGAGACATGAAGGGGAGCCGCATCGCTGGCTTTCTCCCCTCCGGGTGACGCGGGCTGCCGCAGGCCGAAGGTGACGATGGCTAGGGAAACGGCGGAGCTGAGAGGCATGATGATGGCGGCTACCAGCGGGTTCATGTGGCCCAGCGCGGACACGGAGATGGCGCCCAGGTTGTAGATAAGCGCGAAGGCGAAGGCGATGTGGACCACCCGCCGCCGCCGCCGTGCCAGGGACAGCAGGCGTGGCAGGAAGCGCAGCCCGTGGCCCATGAAGAAGAAGTCGGCCTTTGCCTCCAGCAGGCTGCGGTCCACCACCGGAGTGCCCGTGGCCCATGCCGCGTTGAACGCCAGGGAGTCATTCGCACCATCGCCCAGGTAGAGCGTGTCCCGGTGGTCCAGTTGGCGGACGATCTCCTCCTTGTCGATGGGGGAAAGGGAGGCATACGCGTCCTCCGGGGGGATGCCCAGCAGCTCCGCGGCGGCAGCCACTTTTTCAAAGCGGTCGCCTGAAAGGATGATGAGGCGGTGGTCCTTTTTCAGCGCGTTGAGGGCGGCGGTCGCGTCCGGGCGCAGGGATTCGTGGAAGCGGAAGCACGCCATGATCTCATCGTTCCTGCGCAGTTCCGCATCATGGGAAATGCCGGTGCGGCGAGGGGGTGAAGGGATGTTTTCCTGGCTCAACCAGCCGGGCCTGCCGAGGAACCACACCGTGTCGTCCGTGAAGAAATGTCTGCCGACGCCGGGAGTGTCGTGGATCTTCGCGTGGCCGTGGGTGCGGAGCAGCGTCTGCCCCTCATGCCCCAGGTTTTCCAGCAGGGAGCGTGATACGGGATGGAGCGAACCGGCGGTCAGGCGGGCCAGTGCCAGCCGTGACTCCGCAGGAAGCGCCTTGATGACACCGGGATCCGCCAGCAGCGGACGTTCCAGAGTGAGGGTGCCCGTCTTGTCGAAGATGATGGTGCGCACCGTCTTCAGCCGGGACCACAGCAGGGACTCCCGGATGAACACGCCGGAGCGTTCCATGATGGAGCCGCACAGTTCATCAGCGAAGGGCAGCGCCAGCCCCAGCGCGCACGGACAGGACACCACGAAGATGGAGATCATGACCTGCAGCGCTTCCGCTGCGGGGACATGCCGCAGCCACCAGAAGAACGCGGCCATGCCGATGGCCAACACACACAGCAGATAGACACGCAGCAGCCGCTCCAGTGCGGGCACCCGCACCGTCTCCCGCCGCGTGTCCGCCAGCCGGGAAAGCAGGGAGTCCGCCCACGTTTCCTCCGCCGTCAGCGTCACCGGCTTTTGCCCCAGGTGGATGGCCCCGGCGGGAAGCCTCCG
This genomic stretch from Akkermansiaceae bacterium harbors:
- a CDS encoding heavy metal translocating P-type ATPase metal-binding domain-containing protein; amino-acid sequence: MSSCLHCGTHFSPATPEESFCCRGCEYVHGLIHHEGLDRFYELRGGSAAKPARSVPFESHDFSWLPTGTRGDEGNQKPGESAEADFSLEGLSCVGCVWLVEKIFLRQPGALEAAAQPATGTLHLRWTQGETDLPAFARELASFGYTLGPFRKRSGGETRRLGVKLGLCGAFAMNAMVFTLPTYVGMPEDFAFAGIFQLVAFLSATLSMLTGGTYFISRAWKSVRHGILHIDLPIALGILLAYGGSITGWAAGVKGLLYFDFVSMFIFLMLGGRFLQLSAVERNRNRLQRQRPVPAHVTSPDRDGEVPLEEITPGLRFALSPGQSVPVAATLDGMAADFSLEWINGEAEPVTFQPGRRLPAGAIHLGQKPVTLTAEETWADSLLSRLADTRRETVRVPALERLLRVYLLCVLAIGMAAFFWWLRHVPAAEALQVMISIFVVSCPCALGLALPFADELCGSIMERSGVFIRESLLWSRLKTVRTIIFDKTGTLTLERPLLADPGVIKALPAESRLALARLTAGSLHPVSRSLLENLGHEGQTLLRTHGHAKIHDTPGVGRHFFTDDTVWFLGRPGWLSQENIPSPPRRTGISHDAELRRNDEIMACFRFHESLRPDATAALNALKKDHRLIILSGDRFEKVAAAAELLGIPPEDAYASLSPIDKEEIVRQLDHRDTLYLGDGANDSLAFNAAWATGTPVVDRSLLEAKADFFFMGHGLRFLPRLLSLARRRRRVVHIAFAFALIYNLGAISVSALGHMNPLVAAIIMPLSSAVSLAIVTFGLRQPASPGGEKASDAAPLHVSPLPQAARMPTQG